A window of Longimicrobium sp. genomic DNA:
CGCCCTGCTCGCCTGCGCGGTTGGATGGCACCCGCTCAGCGCCCAGCTCGCGCTCACGCACGCGAACGTGGTGGACGTGGAGCGCGGGGTGGTGCTCGCGGACCGCACGGTGCTGATCTCGGGGAACCGCATCGTGGCGGTAGGCACCGGCGTGCGCGTGCCGGGCGGCGCGCGGGTGCGGGACGCGCGGGGGAAGTACGTGATCCCGGGATTGTGGGACATGCACGTGCACACCTCGCGCGAGGGGCGGGCGCGCCACTTCTGGCCGCTCTTCCTGGCGAACGGCGTCACGGGCGTGCGCGAGATGGGGAGCTACCTCGACACGCTCCAGTACTGGCGTGCGGAGGCTCGGCGGCCGGGGAGCGGAGCGCCGCGCATCATCTGGTCCAGCCCCATGCTCGACGGCGTGCCGACCTCGTGGGTGCACGGCTACGGCGTTCCCGATGCGGCGCGGGCGCGCGTCGTCGTGGACACGATGCAGCGGCTCGGCTTCGACTTCCTCAAGGTCTACGACCGCCTCACGCGCGACGCGTACTTCGCCATCGCGGCGCAGGCGAAGCGGCGCGGGATCCCCTTCGCCGGGCACGTGCCGCGCGCGGTCACCGCCATCGAAGCGAGCGATGCGGGGCAGCGCAGCATCGAGCACGTGCTCGACGCACTGCACCTCGCCTGCACGCCGCGCGGCACCGAGTTGCTGACGGATTTCACCAGGGCGCGCGAGTCGCTCGGGCCCGCCGCGGACTCCACCCGGGCGGCGCTCCGGCGGCTTCAGTCCGCTGTCGTTCAGGGGCCGGTGGAGGACGCGTGCCGGCCCCTCTTCGCGCGGATGGTGGCGAACGGCACCTGGATGACGCCCACGCTCACCGTGACGCACGGCCAGGTGCCGCCCGAAGCGCTCATCGCCGACCCCCGCCTGCGCTTCGTGCCCCCCGCCCTGGCCGCGCGCTGGCGCAGCTCCGCCACCTCCGCCAACCCGGAGGAGGTCCGCCTGGAGCGCCGCCTGGAGGCGAACGCGTGGAGGCTGGTGGGCCTGGCGCATCGCGCGGGAGTGGGCATCCTCGCCGGCACGGACGCGAGCGATGAGGCGTACGTCTTCGCCGGGTCGGGGGTGCACGACGAGCTCGCCCTCTTGGTCGGCGCCGGGCTCTCGCCGCTGGATGCGCTCCGGACCGCCACCCTGAACCCCGCCCGCTACCTCGGCGCCCTGGACTCGCTCGGCACCGTCGCGCCCGGCAGGCTGGCCGACCTCGTCATCCTGGACGCCAACCCGCTGGCCGACATCCGCAACACCACGCGCATACACGCCGTCGTCGCGAACGGCCGCCTGATCGCCGCAGCCGAGCGCGCCCGCCTCCTCGCCCGCGCCGCCGCCGAAGCCGCCCGCGCCGGCACCGCCCCGCCCGCGCGCCGCTGACCCGCTTATCTCACGCAGAGGCGCAGAGACGCAGGGGGAGAACAACAGAGAAAAGCCTCACACAGAGAACACAGAAGGAACTGAAAGCCACAGAGAAAATCTTTTGCGGTTCTCTCTGTGTTTCTGTGTCTCTGTGTGAGCCATGCAGTTGCGGTTCTCTCCCGCGTCTCTGCGCGAACGGTATCACCTGCCGCGCACGCGCTCCAGCAGCCACCCGCGGCGACGGCGGCTGACGGGGATCACGATGCCGCTGACCAGGGTAACGTCCGCGGCGCCGATGCGGCGGATGCGGTCCAGGTGCACCAGCGCGCCGCGGTGCACGCGCACCAGGCGGGTTCCCGCCAGGCGCGCCTCGATGGAGGCGAGCGCCTCGCGCAGCAGGTAGCTGCGTCCGTGCGCGTGGATGCGCGCGTAGTAGTCGTCCGCCTCGATCCACTCCACTTCGTCCACGCGGATCACTACCTGCCCCCGCGCGCCGGGAACCAGGAAGTGGTCCGCCGCGGGGAGGCGGCGGCGGGCGCGGCGAAGCGCTTCCTCGAACCGCTCCTCGCGCACCGGCTTCACCAGGTAATCCACCGCCTCTACGTCGAAGGCCTCCAGCGCGAACTCGCCGTACGCGGTCAGAAAGACGACGGCGGGCGGCGCGTCCGCGCCCAGTGCGCGCATCACCGCGAAGCCGTCCAGCTCCGGCATCTGGACGTCCAGGAAGAGGAGATCCGGACGGAGCGCGCGGATGGCCTCCAGCGCGGAGCGTCCGTCGCCGCACTCGCCCACGATCTCCACGTCCGTGTGCGGCGCCAGGAGCTGGTGGAGGCCGCGGCGCGCCAGCGGCTCGTCGTCCACCACCAGGGCGCGGATCACGGCGCCCGCCGCGGAAGGCGGAGGCGCGCCTCCGTGCCGCCGCCCAGCACGGGCGCCACCTCCAGCGACGCGGCGCCGCGATACAGCTCGCGCAGCCGCGCGGCCGTGTTCCCCAGCCCGATCCCCGGCTCCATCCGCCCGCCCGGGAGCCCCGCGCCGTCGTCGCGTACCGTCAGCTCGATCATCCCATCCTCCACCCGCGCCGCCAGATCGATGGTGCCGCCCGCGGCCAGCGGCGCGAGCCCGTGGCGCAGCGCGTTCTCCACCAGCGGCTGCAGCACGAAGGCGGGGACCGGCGTGTCCATCGCCTCCGGCGGGAGCCGCTCCACCACGCGCAACCGGTCGCCGAAGCGCACCTTTTCGATCTCCAGGTAGCCGCGCACGAAGGAGAGCTCGCGCTCCAGCGTCACGAACTGCCCGGCGTCGTTCTCCAGCACTTCGCGCAGGAGCCCGCCCAGCAGGGTGAGCATGCGGGCCACCTGGCGCGACTCGCCGTCGCGCGCCAGCACCGTGATGGCGTTCAGCGTGTTGAAGAGGAAGTGGGGATGGAGCTGCATGCGCAGGGCGCCCAGGCGGGCCTCCGCGAGCTGCGCGCTCAGCTGTCCCGCCTCGTCCCTGCGCCGCTGCGCCTCCGCGTGGTGCTCGTACGCGTGCGCCACGCCCAGGAGCCCGAAGTAGGTGAGCGTGGTGAGCGGAAGCGACGACACGTACCAGCGCCAGAACATCCCGCCGGGCGGGTAAGGCATGGGCGTGGGGCTGAACGCGCGCATGGCCGCGGTGGCGACCCCCGCGTACACCGCCGCCACCACCAGCGAGACGGCGAGGTGCAGCGGCAGCGTCGTGGCGAGCGAAGCGCGCCGCACGGGGAGCCGACGCGCCAGCGCGAAGGCGAGTGGCGTGGCGAACGCGTACACGAACCACGCGGGCGACTGCGTGGCCACCGCGCGCCACGCCGCGAACGGGCGCCCGGCCAGGCGCGAAAAGGTGTACGTCTCCAGCGCCGCCAGCAGCGCCGGCACCGCCCACACCGCCAGCACCAGCGGCCAGCGAAGGCGCACCCGCGCGTGGTCCTCCGGCAGTGCCATGGAGCTCCTGAGTGCCGAGTGCCAGGTGGATTGGGACGGATGCACGTTACCCCGGCGCGCGGTCGCGAGGCAAGGCGCGACGGGCGGCCGCGCGGGCCGTTCGCTGCACGGGCGCGGCCGGTGGCTGCAACGACGTTGCGGGGCCCGGATGGGGCCGGTAGCGTGGGGCACGGGAGCCGGTTCCCCGCCTGCCTCACGAACTCCGAAACCAGCCGATGCACACACGACGAATCCACCTCGCGGCGCTCGCCGCGCTCCTCCTGGCACCGCCGGCGTCCAGCGCCCAGGCGCGCGCCTCCGTCCCCGCGCTCGACACCGCCATCGCGCGGATGGGCGGCGCGGAGCGGCTGGCGGCCGTGCAACGCGTGCGCCTGGAGATGGTCACGCAGTGGCAGCGCACCACCTTGGCCGAGGGACCATACGGCGACGCACCCTCGTACGAGCTGAACACGGAGCTCCGCGACTACACGCGCGCCGCGTGGCGCAACACCCGGCGCTCGTACGGCGGCGGCGCGTGGCGCGAGATCGTGGACGTGGTGCTCGACAGCGTCGCCATCCGCCACCTTCCCGCGGGGTTCCCCTCCCCCTCCGCGCCCGGCGGATGGGCGCCGCTCAACGTGGCGTACGTGGACGAGCGCCATGAGCTGTTCGCCTTTGCCCCCGAGCGGCTTCTCCTGGCGCTGCGCGGCGCCCCCGATCTCCGCGCGCTGCGGGACACGGTGGCGGCGGGCGTCCGCTACGCCCGCGTGGCCGGCACGGTGGACCGCTTCCGCGCCACCCTCCTGGTGCGCCGCGGCGACGGCTTTCCCGCCTCCGTCCACTTCGCCGCGAGCGCGCCCAACGACTTCGGCCTGGTGCCGTGGGGGCGGATGGAAGTGGCGATCCACTACTCCGCCTGGCGCCCGCAGGAGGGCCTCGTCTACCCCTTCCAGTGGGACGTGGCGCGGGTCGGGCGCCCATACAAGCGGATGTCGATCCTTGGGGCGCGCTTCAACCCCGAGGCGTCGCCGGACTCCTTCGCCGTGAGCGACTCGCTGCGTGCCGCCTACCTGGCGACCGCGCGCCGCCCCATGCACGACCTCCCGCTCGCCTCCGCGAAGCGGGTGGGAACGCGCTTCGCCACCTTCGCCACCTTTGGCGCCCCCGCCGGCGCGGTGAAGGTGGGCGGCCAGTGGCTCCTCCTGGAAGCCGGGCAGGCGCCGCTCAGCGCCGAGCGCGCGACGCAATGGCTCGCCGGCGCCGACCCGGGGAGCCGCGTGGGCGGCGCGATCCTCACCCTCACGGCGCCCGGCAACGGCGGCGTGGCGCACCTCGCGCGGGAGCGGGTCCCGGTGTACCTGGCCCCAGGCGCCCTCCCCTTCGTCGCCGCGATGCTGCGCGGCCACGGCGTCGCCTCCGCCCCGCCCGCGCCCGTCCGGAGCGCCCGCTGGCTCACCCTGGCCGGCGACTCCGTGTGGATGGAGCCCATCGACCTACCCGACGCGCCGGGAGCCATGCTGGTCTACCTCCCCTCGCTGGAGTGGGTGTACTCCGGCACGATGTCGAACCCCATCCACCGCGGCCTCGTCCTGGCGCGCGTCTGCGGCCGCGGCTGGGCGGTGACGCGTGCGGGCACGCCTTCGCCCGCGTTCGAAGCGCCCACGCGCGGCAGCCTCTGCTCGGCGCGGTAGCGGCAAGCATGTCGGTGGACATTGGACACAACAAGATTGCAAATGGCGACCAGTTGACGTACAGTGCCTCGGGACTCGGATCTCTTCCGGCCATGGAGCGAGGTGCGCCCGGTAGCGTTCACCCCCCTCGATGCTCTGAGTGCCTTACTCCTGCAAGAAGGTGGGCAACAGATGCGTCATTCTTTCAAAGTGATCATGGTCGCCGTGCTCGTGGCCGGCGCCTGCCGCGAGAGCCTCATCGACGCCAGGCCCGAGCCCGGGATCCGCTTCACCGCGGGGGTGGGGAGCACCGACACGATCCAGGCGACCCCCGTCCAGGCTCTCAACGTCCGGGTGAACGAGGCGGATGGCAAGCCTGCCCGGGGAGCGGTCGTGCGCTTCGAGGCGGTGCTCTCCGCCGTGAGCTCGCTGCCCTCCATGACTGTGGGAACGCTCGCCTCCGCCCCGCTGATGGAGACGGCGGTCGACACCACGGACGCCAGCGGCGTAGCGTCCATCCTCGTGCGGTTCGGCATCATCGCCGGCCCGGGAAAGATCACCGTCACCGTTCCGGCGCTCGGCTTCCAGGACACCGCGCGCTACACCGTCACCCCCGGCGCGGCGGTGCGGACACACGTCACACCACGGGACACGGCGGTCTACCTCGACGGATCGGTCACCCTGCACGCAATGGTCATCGACCGCATCGGCAACTGGCGCCTGGAGGTACCCACGCTCAGCAGTCCGGAGGGAGTGTCGGTCTTGGGACACACGGTCAGATCCTCCAGCTTCGGGCGGCACGTGGTGCGCGCCGCGTTCCCGGGCATCACGGGGGACAGCGTGTACGTCACGGTGCTCCCGCGGGGGCGCCTGGCCGCCGTCCGCGGCTACATGGGCAACACGCTGGTGATGATGGATCTCGACGGCAGCAACCGGGTCGCCGTACCGCTGCGAGGCCCGATCTCGGGCATCGACTGGGCGCCCGACGGCAGGGTAGTGGCCGGCGTGGCGAACTCGATCGGCTCGGCCAACGTGCTCGAGGCGGTCTCCCCGGCAGGGCAGTCTTCCACGTTCCTGAGCGGCTCGCTGGCCACGGAGGGCGAGGACTACCCCGTCTTCTCCGCGGATGGGAGGTCGGTGTTTTTCGGCGGGCATGCAAACAACCGCCAGACGACGCTATGGAGAGCTAATTCGAACGGCACGGAAAGCCAGTCGTCGTCGTTAAGCCTGCGCTTCGACTGGGGCTTCAGCTATGGCCCTTCGCCGGACGGCACGAAGCTGGTGCACTCCGGCTTCCTCTACGACCTGCAGACGCGAACCGTTACCTGGCTGGATACGCCCGCCGAAAGCTGGCGCTGGTCTCCCCTCGGGGACCTGATCGCCTACAACAGCTTCTCCCTTCTGGGCGTGATCAGGCCCGACGGCACCGGGCGCCGCGTCTTGTCCAGCACCTACACCGGCTCCACGGACCGAAGCGTCGACTGGTCCGGTGACGGCAAGTATCTCGTGATCCGCTCGGGAACCGCGCTGGAGCTGTTCGAGGTAGCGTCCGGCAAACGGGCCATGTTGCCGTTCACCACCGACTTCACCCAGGCCGTGCTGAAGTAGGCGTCCCGCTTCAGCATACGGCATGACGGGCCCGCACCTCTCCGGATGGTGCGGGCCCGTCGCGGTTCTACAGTTCACGCCGCCGCCCGGGCCTCGCCCAGCCGCACGCGCAGCAGCAGGTCGTGCAGCGCGGCCCGCGTCGCAAGCGAAGCCGTCTCCAGACTACGACGCAGCCGAGCACGCCGCCCCGCCGCTGAGGCGCTCGTTCCGTTCGCACTGGAGCCAGAGCCTACTCGGTCTGGCCGGAGACGCGGACCGGCAGCAAGCTGCATCTCAGCTCGCCTCCGCGACAGAGCGGCACGCTGCCGGCCGGCACCCCGAGCTGGCTCTCCTCGTTTATCCCCCAGCAGTAGACCACTCCGTCACTGCGCACTCCGCAGGTAAACCCAACCCCGACGTCGACCTGCTTCCAGCTCGATCCGCCCGCCACCGGCAAGGGGACGGCGCTGCAGTATGCGCGATCGGCCCCGCAGCCGGCGCTCGCGGCCTCCGTGCCGAGCTGCCCACCGTCCCGGGTACCCCAGCAGTACGCCGCCCCTTCGGCAGTGAGCCCACAGGTGTTGCTGAATCCGGGGCTCAGCGACGCGAACCGGTGTCCGGCGGCGACGGCGCGAATGGGAGCACGCTGCGTCAAGGTATCTCCGACCCCCAGGATTCCCATGGTGTTCCGCCCCCAGCAGTACGACTCACCCGTGGTCGCCACCGCGCAGGCGTGATCCGCGCCGGCCGAGATCGATGTGAACCGCCTTTCACCCTGGACGGCGGCCGGCACAATCGCGCACGGTGTGCCGGAGAAGCATCGGGCGCTTGGCTCGGATCCGAGCTGTCCCGTCAGATTCGTTCCCCAGCAGTACGCCCTGCCGTCGGTCGCCACCCCGCAGGTAAACTGTTCCCCGGCCTCCAGGGAGCGGAACCGTAGCTCCCCGGCCACACGCGCGGGCTCCAGGCGGTCCAAGCGTGTGCCGTCGCCGAGCTGGCCGTCCGCGTTGCGCCCCCAGCAGAAGGCGGCGCCGTCCCTGTCCAGGGCGCAACTGTGCGTGAGTCCTGCCGTGACCGACGTGTAGCTGTTGTCTCCGCGCACACGCACCGGCACGTCCGAACCGTCGCCCGATCCGTTGCCGAGCTGCCCAGCGCCGATGTCGCCGCCTGCGCCCCAGCAGCGCAGGGATCCATCCACCGCGAGACCACAGGTGTGATAGTAACCGGCGGCGAGGCGTGTGAAGCGCGGCGCGTCTTTTACGGGAACCATGCTCGCTTGTTCGTCCAACCCACCGTTGCCGAGCTGCCCCTGCTTTCCGCGTCCCCAGCAATACGCACGCCCACTCTCCGTCAGCCCGCACGCATGCCGCGCTCCGGCAACCACCTGGGCGAACGGCTCGGCGACCGCTTCCGGGCTGAGCGCGTTGTCGCAGCCGCCCGCCAGCAGGAACACGAGCACACCAAGGCTCCTGTGCGTCTTACTGCGCGGCCGGGGTGCTGCATTTGCGCAAACCATCGAACACCTCTTTGCTTTTCTGGCTCACCTGAAACGGGCGGCGCTTTCCGCATACGCCAGGTGAGCACACCCTTCATCCGTCCACCCCGGTTTTCGGCGTGGGCCGGTACGATGTTCATGTTCTCACAACGGGCACGTGGGACAGGCCTCGTCTGGATTGGAGGATGTCACGCTTATGCGAGCATGCCTGTAGATGCTCTGCCCGTCTGACCCGTCTCGTACGATCAGCGAGAGCGCATAGTACTCGGTTCGTCCGGCGCTCGGGCAAAGCCTCATGGTGGTGGACGTTCCCGTGCTGCCACTGCTCCACTGGTAGGTGATGGGGCCGTCGCCGCCGTAATGGACAGCTCCATACGTTTTGTTAATGCACTGAGACAGCTTGTAGCTGAACTGACAGCGATCGTTGAAGCAACCCGCCATGTTCACCTCGTACAGCCCGCCCAGCGCCTTCATCGCGTTCGGATAGCCGTACCCCGTGAAGCTGTCCCACCCAGGCCCCGAGTCCTCGTTCACCACGTCGGTCGCTGCCCAGATCATCCGGTCACGGACCTCGAAGTTACGCATCCCCGGATAGCGCGAACGAATGAGCGTGGCAATTCCGGACACCAATGTGGATGCGTTCGAAGCTCCACCCGTGGTGCCCCACGGGCCCCCGTCGATCGAGTGATGCCCGGTGGTACTGTGACCCACCGGAGCCGAGAGGGCGACTTCCGGGCCCGCCCAGCTCTCCGGAATCTTCCGCTTCGTGTTCAGGTCCAGGCCGGTAACCGCGATGACCCGTGGGTGCTGCGCCGGGAAGGCGACCCCCCAGATGTACCCGTACGGGCAGGTGGTTCCCGCCGCGGCTACGAACAACACATCGTAATTGTCGTAGAGGAAGTAGATGTTGTCGCTGACGCCGTCGTACCAGTTGTCCGCGCGCAGCGCCATGTTGACGACACGCGCCCCCTGCTCACGTACGGAGATGTCCAGCGCCCGGTTGATCCGCCACATGTCCACGGATATGTAGCCGTTGCCATGCCGTACACTGATGGCCCGCGCCCCGTACGCGACGCCCACGGTGTTCGTCCCGTTGCGCGGCGCCGCCAGGGCACCCATCTGGTGCGTCCCATGGGAATTGTCGTCCTGGCCGGTAATCACCCGGTTCTCGACGTCAAAGGGAGTGACACCCGCCAGCTCCGGCTGGAATACGTCGATCCCGGTGTCGACCAGCGAAACCGTGACGCCACTCCCGGTGCTCCGCAGCCAGGCACTCGGAATCGCCATGGCATCGAACACCAGCGGAACGGAATCGCCTCCGAGAGGACGCGCACCGTAGATCGGTGAGCTGCTGCTTCCGTCAGATGTGCCGCAAGAAGACATCAGAGAGGGACCGCCCACTCCGATCGCGCTGCCGCCCTCCAGATAGTACGGATTTAGATACACGGCCGGCTCTACGTAGTCTGAGAACGGCCAGCGCTGAAGCCGGGCGAGCGCCGCTGGAGTGAGAGGCCTGACTCGAACCATCGGCAGATACTCGCTCACCTCGACGACGCGCATCTCCGGATCATGGCGGAGTGATTCCAGCGCATGCTCCCAGACCGCATCGGGTACGACCCGCTTGCCTTCGATCATGCCCCGCCGGGAGCCCGGCTCTTTGACGCCTACCGTGACGGTAGTGTCAGCCTGAACGATGTAGCCCCAGAGACTTTCCGCCGAAGCACGAACCCACTTCCCTTTCCGCGCCAGACTATCTCCGGCTTCCAAGGATTGAGCGGCCCGGCCCGGCGCACCCGCGCTGGGGCTGACGAGCGCCGCAGGATCGTCGCACCCGGCAGCCGCGATGACAAGCACCAAACCGCTGAGGTAAAGCCGAATCTTCACCGTATAAACTCTTGTCTGAGGGGAAAACTCTTAGAACGACTTATGGCGGGAATCAGGTTATGAAACTTAGCGAAATCTTGCTAAAGCGCCAAGGGGGCCAAAACTAAAGGCACGGAGAAAGACGCTTCTCCGTGCCTCCGGTGTTCGGTCCCTTCACGCCGCCGCCCGGACCTCGCCCAGCCGCACGCGCAGCAGCAGGTCGTGCAGCGCGGCCCGCGTCGCCGGCGAAGCCGTCTCCGGCAGGCGGCTGAGCTCGGCGGCATCGGCGAGGGCGCGGCACAGGCGGAGGAACTCCACACGGTGGAATACCGCGTCCGCATCGCCGAGTACCGACTGCTCAGCACCGGCCGTCTTGCGGTGGATCAGCTCGTCGATGTACGGCAGCCTCATTTCCCTGTTGCACGCGTAAAGGGAGGCGACCACATCGCCGCTCCGCATCATCCGGATGCCGGTGAGGAGTACGCGGTACACGTAGAGGAGGGGCTTCACGCGGCGCGGCTCCTCCTTCTCCCACAGCCGCCACTGGTTGTGCGCGAAGCCCAGGTAGTGCCGCACGCAGCGGCGGGTGATGCAGCCGCGCGCGATCTCCTTGAGCTCCTCGTGCTCGGGCGTGGTGTGCACCACGAGCGGCGAGTAGAGCTGCTCCAGCACGTAGCCGTTGTCGCGCAGCAGGAGCGCAAAGAACTTGCGCGCGTCGTGGGTCACCAGGTCCACCTCCGCGCCGCCGCGGACGTGGCTGCGCTTCACCGTGTCCTCGCCCTCCTCCAGCCCCGCCACGGCGGCCAGCGGCAGCACGTGGCACCCGCGCAGATCCCAGTCCGAATCGCCGGACGGGAAGCCGTAGAGGTGCGCGCCGCTCACCGTGGCGAACAGGAGGGGATAGGGGTGCGCGGCGGTCTCGGCGCGCAGGGGTTCGTTCTTTATCATCAGCATGGGTCACCGCCTTTGGTGCGTTAGTGCGTTAATGCGTTAGTGCGTTGGGGTTTGTGCCCCCCCGTTCTATGTCATCCTGAGAGCGAGCCGCCGTCACGATCAGCCGCAGTGCGCTCCTCACTCCCTGCGGCGAGCGAAGGATCTAGCCGGCGAAGCGTGAGGACCGAGGGTCGTCACAGGCCCCTCGCCACGCGCAGTAGATCCTTCGCTACGCGCCACAGATTGGTGATTGGGAGAGGGCAGGGCGGCGCGTCGCTCAGGATGACAAAAAGTGCCGTTCCTCCTGTCCCCGAAGCGCACTCACGCACTCACGCACTAACGCACTCACGCACTAACGCACTAACGCACTTCCGTCCCCACCGCACTGCGCCGGGCACGGATCAGGTATCCGTTCGCCCACGCGTAGTCGGGGCGATCCGGGAGGCGCGTGGATGCGAGCGCGGCGTCGAACTCGCGGTGGAGCGCGAGCCTCCATTCGTTCACTTCGTCCCACGGCGCCGCGCCCGATTTGATGCCCAGGAGCGCGGCCCGGTTCTCCTCCACCCGAACCGGGACGTGGCCGTCGCGCAGGGCCGTGATGCCGCTGATCAGCAGGCGCACCAGGTGCATGGCGTGCTTCCACCTGGGCGCGCCCGTGTTGCGGACGTCCTGCTCCAGCTTGCGGAACTGCGACATCACGTAGCCGTTGTACGTCTGGTAGACGATCTTCGACAGGAAGCGCCCCCGCTCGCGCAGCAGCTCCTCCGCCAGCGGCGCCGCGTGCTCGACGCGCGGGGAGTAGAGCACTTCCAGGATGTTGGGGTTCGCCTTGAGCGCGAGCCCCAGGAACTTCCCCACCTCCCAGTAGCACTCCTCCGTCGCCACGTTCTCCAGCTGCTCCGGCACGCCGTAAAGCGACCAGTGAAGCTCGGCCGGGGGCAGGTACACGCCGCGCCGGTCCACGTCCGACTCCTCGTCGTCCAGCCCGTACGCGCGCGAGCCCACCACCACGCGCAGCATCACGTGCTCGTCTAGCGAGTGGTCGCGCAGCACGCCGCCCAGCTCCGCCAGCGTCTCCGCCTGCAGGTGCTTGCGGATGGTGAGCTCCGTCCTGGGAAGCGACAGCTCCGTCCCGTCCACCAGGCGCACGCGGTAGGCGTGCGTGTGGTCCGTGGGCGCGCCCACCACCTTGCCCACGGAGCCCGCCGGCGCCAGCGGCCGGCCCGCGCCCGTGGCCGCCGCCCGCCGCAGCACCACTTGCGTGCCCACGGGAAGGATCAGGTTCAGGTTGTACGTCATCGTATGCCCATCCCGGGGGCGTGCCGCGCGGGCACGCCCCTCAGTGTGTTGTCAGGTTGTCGAGCGGGATAGGCGAAGCAGGAGGAGTCAGCGGCGAAGAATTAGCCTCCACCACGGCGGGCGCGGCTCCGCGTTTTCAAAGCAGACCCGGCCCGTGAGCCAGAATGAACCCCTCACTATCCCGCCTTCGACCAGCTCGCCGCTGATCAGACATGGCTCCGCCACCACGTCGATCTCTCCACCCCACGTGCGCACGCGCGCCCAGCGGAATGGGTTTCCGGTCGCCGGGTTGATGCGCAGCTCCGCCGCCAGCACGCGGCCGGAGAGCATCGCCTCCGGAGCCGGCACGGTGGCCTCTCCACCATCGGGAGCGAACAACCCGGTGGGGAGGAGGGATTCCGAAGCGTACTTCAGCTGGCCCGTCTGGCTGGCCATGTACTCCTCTTCGTTCGCGAACGCGCTCAGCTCGAACGCGAATGCCGCCACCTGCACCGGCGCGATCCGTGGCAGCCGCACCCGATCGTGCAGCGCGAAGTCCGGCGCGTCGATCGCGAAGGTGGTCGATCCCGATTCCGCGTCGTGGCTCGTCGGCTCCGGCCACACCTGGTACATCCCGTCCAGGGCGGAGAACGCCGGGTCACGAAAACGGCGCGACACACCGGCACGGATCGTCGTGTCGCCCGCGAAATGGGGGTTCATCCCCACGACCTGGTTCGCGGTGACCTGCGCCCAGAGCTCGACGCCGGCCCCCGGTGACCAGCGCCGGTACTCGCCGCCGCCGGGGAGCGCGATCCGCTCACCCGCTTCAGCCACCATCAGCGAGTGCGCGGAGAACTGCTCCCTGGTTTCGATATCGAAGCCAAGTGCGGCGAACAGGTTTGCCATGTCTCTCATCGATGTGGGACCCGACCTCAGTCCTTGTACGGATCCACCTCCCCCGCGCCGGCCATCGCGACGATCAGCGGGCGCAGCGTGTGCCGCACCTGGATCGTGTCGCCCTGCGCCGCGAGCACCCTGGGAAGGCGGCGGTACGCCTGCGGCGCCTCGTCCAGCCCGCCGCCGCGCAGAATCACCCCGCGCTTCCCCAGCCACTGCTGCAGCATCTCCTGAGAGATGCGGCCGGGGCTCAGCACCTTGCCGCGCCGGTTGCGCTTCCCCGCCGCGGCCGTGCGGCTCATCACCCGCCCCGCTCCGTGCACGGTGGAGAAGAGGGACTCCCGCTGCGCCAGCGCCGTCTCCTCGTCCGGCGGCGCGGCGTTCCCCTCCAGGATCACCGCGTCGTCGCCCATCGAGCCGCCCACGAAGCCCTTCTGCCCCGGGAACGCCGGCGTGGCGCCCTTGCGGATCACCACGTACTCAGTAGGCTCTCCCACCATAGAAACGTGGGTTTCCTTCCATCCGAAATTATGATGGTTGTGCACTAATTCCAGCTCCTTCCCGCCAAGGAGCGACACCACCTTGCGCGCCACCCACTCGCGCCCGGCATACGCGTACTCGCCGGCGAGCTGCATGAGTTGCCAGTAGTCGTGCCCCAGCGGCTGGTTGATGTCCAGAAGCACCTCCTTCTCCGCGGCCCGCTCGCCCCACATCCCGCCCTGCGACAGTGACAGGTAGGCGCTGGCGATGGTGTGCCCCAACCCGCGGCTCCCGAAGTGCACCCCCACCCACACCGCTCCGCTCTCGTCCGCGAAGACATCCACGTAATGGTTGCCGGAGCCAACCGTTCCTAGCTGCCGACGCGCCTTGTCCTGAAGCGTCTCGCGGTAGCC
This region includes:
- a CDS encoding LytTR family DNA-binding domain-containing protein is translated as MIRALVVDDEPLARRGLHQLLAPHTDVEIVGECGDGRSALEAIRALRPDLLFLDVQMPELDGFAVMRALGADAPPAVVFLTAYGEFALEAFDVEAVDYLVKPVREERFEEALRRARRRLPAADHFLVPGARGQVVIRVDEVEWIEADDYYARIHAHGRSYLLREALASIEARLAGTRLVRVHRGALVHLDRIRRIGAADVTLVSGIVIPVSRRRRGWLLERVRGR
- a CDS encoding S8/S53 family peptidase; this encodes MKIRLYLSGLVLVIAAAGCDDPAALVSPSAGAPGRAAQSLEAGDSLARKGKWVRASAESLWGYIVQADTTVTVGVKEPGSRRGMIEGKRVVPDAVWEHALESLRHDPEMRVVEVSEYLPMVRVRPLTPAALARLQRWPFSDYVEPAVYLNPYYLEGGSAIGVGGPSLMSSCGTSDGSSSSPIYGARPLGGDSVPLVFDAMAIPSAWLRSTGSGVTVSLVDTGIDVFQPELAGVTPFDVENRVITGQDDNSHGTHQMGALAAPRNGTNTVGVAYGARAISVRHGNGYISVDMWRINRALDISVREQGARVVNMALRADNWYDGVSDNIYFLYDNYDVLFVAAAGTTCPYGYIWGVAFPAQHPRVIAVTGLDLNTKRKIPESWAGPEVALSAPVGHSTTGHHSIDGGPWGTTGGASNASTLVSGIATLIRSRYPGMRNFEVRDRMIWAATDVVNEDSGPGWDSFTGYGYPNAMKALGGLYEVNMAGCFNDRCQFSYKLSQCINKTYGAVHYGGDGPITYQWSSGSTGTSTTMRLCPSAGRTEYYALSLIVRDGSDGQSIYRHARISVTSSNPDEACPTCPL
- a CDS encoding histidine kinase, producing MALPEDHARVRLRWPLVLAVWAVPALLAALETYTFSRLAGRPFAAWRAVATQSPAWFVYAFATPLAFALARRLPVRRASLATTLPLHLAVSLVVAAVYAGVATAAMRAFSPTPMPYPPGGMFWRWYVSSLPLTTLTYFGLLGVAHAYEHHAEAQRRRDEAGQLSAQLAEARLGALRMQLHPHFLFNTLNAITVLARDGESRQVARMLTLLGGLLREVLENDAGQFVTLERELSFVRGYLEIEKVRFGDRLRVVERLPPEAMDTPVPAFVLQPLVENALRHGLAPLAAGGTIDLAARVEDGMIELTVRDDGAGLPGGRMEPGIGLGNTAARLRELYRGAASLEVAPVLGGGTEARLRLPRRAP
- a CDS encoding amidohydrolase family protein, which gives rise to MRRTTLFALLACAVGWHPLSAQLALTHANVVDVERGVVLADRTVLISGNRIVAVGTGVRVPGGARVRDARGKYVIPGLWDMHVHTSREGRARHFWPLFLANGVTGVREMGSYLDTLQYWRAEARRPGSGAPRIIWSSPMLDGVPTSWVHGYGVPDAARARVVVDTMQRLGFDFLKVYDRLTRDAYFAIAAQAKRRGIPFAGHVPRAVTAIEASDAGQRSIEHVLDALHLACTPRGTELLTDFTRARESLGPAADSTRAALRRLQSAVVQGPVEDACRPLFARMVANGTWMTPTLTVTHGQVPPEALIADPRLRFVPPALAARWRSSATSANPEEVRLERRLEANAWRLVGLAHRAGVGILAGTDASDEAYVFAGSGVHDELALLVGAGLSPLDALRTATLNPARYLGALDSLGTVAPGRLADLVILDANPLADIRNTTRIHAVVANGRLIAAAERARLLARAAAEAARAGTAPPARR
- a CDS encoding nucleotidyltransferase domain-containing protein gives rise to the protein MLMIKNEPLRAETAAHPYPLLFATVSGAHLYGFPSGDSDWDLRGCHVLPLAAVAGLEEGEDTVKRSHVRGGAEVDLVTHDARKFFALLLRDNGYVLEQLYSPLVVHTTPEHEELKEIARGCITRRCVRHYLGFAHNQWRLWEKEEPRRVKPLLYVYRVLLTGIRMMRSGDVVASLYACNREMRLPYIDELIHRKTAGAEQSVLGDADAVFHRVEFLRLCRALADAAELSRLPETASPATRAALHDLLLRVRLGEVRAAA